GTTAAATCTTCCAAAGCTTGAATGTCACCCTTCACATTGATCCAAGGAATTCATCAGAAAGATCAACAGGAATGTAACAATATAAGTTTATGTGAAATATCCAAATGATATCTACTATTTAGATAATTTATTGCAACCGTCACTAATATGTTCACACAGACTTACTTATATACCTTTTGAGTCTATCCGTTAGAAATGAAGTTTTCGATATAAATGTTTTGGTCATATatacaaccaaaaataaatcgCAGGGTACTGCTAGTATATGATCTAAGTGCTATTTTTAAGTTTATCCCTAGTTTCTCACCCCTATATTCGGCTCCACCTAACCTACGGATTTTACCAGGGAATCACAAGAAGCCGATATTATGCAACTGAAACGACTATGTTAGATCACGAAGAGACTTGTTTGCAAACCTTTATGACTTTGGAGATCAGAATCTCCATCATCTTTCTCAAATTGACATAATCACCTAATTGTCCTTCACGGAGGATATCTGTAGCTATTGGACTTCCACCATATGGACTCTGCGCCAATACCAACCCAGCGACCTTATCTTTTAGTTCAGGCCAATATAGTGATAAAGCAGCAGCTGCATCTATGCCTCCTTTGCTATGTCCAAGAAGTAGAACCCGTTTATTAGATCCCCAACAGAGTTCCTCTATGTATTCCTTTATCTCTCTTGCATTTTTCTCAACTGACGACtgatatataacaatttttccATATATTAGTATGCTATACACCAAACGTAACTGTAATTAAGTTGAATTagttatgaattatgatcaCCTCGCTGTGAATCTTCGCAATATGACAGGCCAAACCCATCTTTGAGAATTTTGTTTTCGTATCCACAAAGTATAGAGGTCCATGATTGCTGAAAAGacctgaaattttttatttccaaCAAACTCTGTGAGTCCTACAATATAGAGTAATGTAGTCTAAGTGGCTGGCAGCAATGAATCAGAATTGCTACCTGGAACCAATAAGTAAACAACTGTATTTGGAAGCCTGTGTACACCATGCCTGGAATATAAAAACAGATCAACTCAGAAATTCAGTAAAAACAGGAAGTTTAACAGCATCTTAAAATGCCCAAGTACATGaaacatgcaacaacaaacaATCCATACCCGATGTCATCAAGAATTTTATTGAACCTATCAGTTCCATCTTCAACAGGAGGCATCTCTGGGTCACGCTGTAACCATCCTATGTCATCTGCTGAGCCGCGGACAGTCCTTCGTGCCCGCTCAATGAGCCTGATTGGAAGAAAATATATCAATCACCCAAAAGCTGAAAACTTGACAAGAAGTAGTGTACAAAGATTAAAGTATTGTTTAAGCTTCACATATTCATAGGTATTAacatttttcatttctcttagTATGTAGAATTTGTGCATACCCTTGGAACATCGAAACTCCATTTAAGTCAAACCGATTCGTTGTCACAATTGCACTTGTTGCCTGCGGCAGAGAGACTGTAGATTCCCTAGATGGGCTGTTGGCAGCAGATGTAGATGCTTCTGACGAAGTAGAACACCTTTCACCAGGAGAAATGCATACACTTACTGGAGAATTTCCGTCAACTTCTGATGTTGATCGTATCAACTCATGGGGGTGGGAAATGGAATTACACGAATCCTTACCACCATATTCTACTGAAGAAAAACAATGGAAGAACAGAGTCTAAGCAAAAGCCTGAATTATGTAATGGTAACAAAACGAGATCCTAAAgccataaaatatctatatgCTAAGCATTTACTTTACCATAATGGCATGCCGAGTAAAACATCAACCGATGGAAAGAAAGAGTACCTGAATAGTCAGAAAAACAGCTGCCCAAGTAAGACGTTGCTTGGGTTATATACGAAGCAGCTTCATTGAGAGCTGGTAAAGAATTAAACACTTGTGGTGCAACCGCATTGTCCCCAGTTTCACCACCCTGTCCTCGGAAAAATTACTGATATTAGAATAGCATTCTCATGCATACAAAACCAAACATTACTA
The Camelina sativa cultivar DH55 chromosome 6, Cs, whole genome shotgun sequence genome window above contains:
- the LOC104793452 gene encoding uncharacterized protein LOC104793452, giving the protein MFCFDPTFLKLQKLIRMGEAGESRDGESATPLVGGETGDNAVAPQVFNSLPALNEAASYITQATSYLGSCFSDYSVEYGGKDSCNSISHPHELIRSTSEVDGNSPVSVCISPGERCSTSSEASTSAANSPSRESTVSLPQATSAIVTTNRFDLNGVSMFQGLIERARRTVRGSADDIGWLQRDPEMPPVEDGTDRFNKILDDIGHGVHRLPNTVVYLLVPGLFSNHGPLYFVDTKTKFSKMGLACHIAKIHSESSVEKNAREIKEYIEELCWGSNKRVLLLGHSKGGIDAAAALSLYWPELKDKVAGLVLAQSPYGGSPIATDILREGQLGDYVNLRKMMEILISKVIKGDIQALEDLTYERRKEFLKNHPLPRELPTVSFRTEASISPAVLATLSHVAHAELPLTNQAAKLPVVMPLGAAMAACAQLLQVRYGEKSDGLVTCCDAEVPGSVVVRPKRKLDHAWMVYSSLNEVPLEADAAQVCEALLTLLVQVEEEKQRKLSTKID